Below is a genomic region from Rhodococcus sp. WMMA185.
GGACGAGAGTGCAGACGCACCTACGGATCTGTTGCTGGTCACCCTCGACGACCTGAATGAAGGTGTGCGACCCGGCCTCACGTTCCCAGCCACCTTCACGTTCGAGAAGGCCGGAGATATCACCGTCTCCGTGCCCGTAGACGCCGGCCCCTTGACCGAGCGTGAGGTCTCCGACCGGTCCCCCGGCAGCGAAGCCGGCGGCGGACACTAGCAAGAGCCGCACCAGCAGTATCGGGTTCACTGTCGGACCTGCCCCCTAGTCTGACCGCGTGGCCAAATCGAAATCCAACTTTCGTTGCTCGACGTGCCAGTGCACGGTTCCCAAATGGGTTGGCCGATGCCCGGAGTGCGACAGCTGGGGTTCGATGGACGAGGTACCGATCATCGCGTCGGTCTCCAGCCGGGCCGGTGCCTCCCTCGCGAAAGCTGGTGCAGGTGCGATCCTTCCGTCCAGCCCGGCCACGCCGATCACTCGGATCGACAGCAAGTCCACCCGCGCCAAGCCGACTGGTATCGGCGAACTCGACCGCGTCCTCGGCGGCGGGGTGGTCCCCGGCTCGGTCGTCCTCCTCGCCGGAGAGCCCGGTGTCGGCAAGTCCACGTTGCTACTCGAGGTAGTTCATCAATGGGCCCGACGGGGACCCGACAACCGGTCCCTCTATGTCACGGGTGAAGAATCCGCCGGGCAGGTACGCCTACGGGCCGATCGGACCGGCGCGGTGCACGAGAGGGTCTACCTCACTGCCGAATCCGACCTCGCGACCATCCTCGGCCATGTGGAACAGGTGAACCCCACCTTGCTCATCGTCGACTCCGTCCAGACCATGTGCGCTGCGGACGTCGACGGAGTCGTGGGCGGTGTCACGCAGGTGAAAGCAGTCACCAGCGCACTCACATCCCTCGCCAAGGCCAGTGGCGTTCCTGTGCTGTTGATCGGTCACGTCACGAAGGACGGCGCCGTCGCCGGCCCTCGATCACTCGAACACCTCGTGGATGTCGTCCTGCATTTCGAGGGCGACAAGCATTCGACCCTCCGCATGGTGCGAGGCGTCAAGAATCGCTTCGGCGCAGCAGACGAGGTCGGCTGCTTCGAGCTTCACGAAGATGGCATCGCCGGCATCAGCGATCCTTCGGGACTGTTCCTGCATCACCGCACCGAAGCCGTACCCGGGACTGCCGTCACCGTCATGATGGATGGCAAACGGCCACTCCTGGGCGAAGTCCAGGCCCTCGTCGCCGCAACGTCCATGCCCGCGCCTCGGCGGGCTGTGAGCGGTCTCGACAGCGCCCGCGTTGCGATGGTGCTGGCCGTACTCGATCGGCGGTGTGGGGTGCCGATCGCGAAGAACGACGTCTACGCAGCAACCGTCGGGGGCATGCGGATGACCGAACCTTCGGCTGACCTCGCCCTAGCCCTCGCCGTTGCGTCTGCCGTGCGGGACAGGCCCGTCCCCGACGGGCTTGTGATCCTCGGCGAAGTGGGCCTTGCCGGGGAGGTTCGCCGAGTGCCCGGTGTGGGGCGGCGCCTCACCGAGGCAGCCCGTCTGGGATTCACCCGGGCCCTGGTACCCCTCGATTCGGGGGCGCCTCCGGTCGGTATGAAGGTGACCGAGGTCGGGCACCTGGATGCGGCGATCGCCGCTCTGAGGGGCTGAGACGCGGCGATCACCGGACAAAATCCGCATTTCAGTGGTAGATAGGAATCTGTGTGCGAGTCCGAACCGATTTCGACCACGGCCCCCGCAAGTGGCCTCTACATCGGCGGGGTAGTTGGGCGATGAATGATGTCGAGTCGCCGCCCGGGCTGCGCGAGACCATCGCCCGACTGGCTCCCGGAACTTCACTTCGCGACGGCTTGGAACGCATTCTTCGCGGCCGAACCGGCGCCCTGATCATCCTCGGCTACGACGAGCAGGTCGAAGAGTTGTGTGATGGTGGCTTCGAACTCGATGTGGAGTTCGCGCCGACCCGCCTGCGTGAGCTCTCCAAAATGGACGGCGCAGTGGTTCTGTCCACAGACGGCTCACGCATCGTGCGCGCCAACGTCCAACTGGTGCCGGATCATTCGATTCCGACGGTGGAATCCGGCACTCGGCACCGCGCCGCCGAGCGGACGGCGCTACAAACCGGCTATCCCGTGGTGTCGGTGAGCCAATCGATGAGCATCGTCAGCGTCTACGTCGGCGGCATCCGACACGTCATCGACGGACCCGCCACGATCTTGTCGCGGGCCAACCAGGCGGTCGCTACCCTCGAGCGCTACAAGGCGCGCCTCGACGAGGTCACCCGCCAACTGACAGTGGTCGAGATCGAAGATTTCGTCACTCTGCGCGACGCACTGACCGTAGTGCAGCGCCTGGAAATGGTGCGCCGTGTGTCGGTGGAAATCGAACAGGCTGTACTGGAGCTGGGTACGGACGGGCGCCAACTTGCGCTGCAACTCGAGGAACTCGTCGGGGACAACGACGCGGAAAGGGAAATCCTCACCCGCGACTACCTTGCCAGCTCCGGACCGGTGCAGAAGGCTGATGTCGAGAAAGTGCTCTCCGCCCTCGACCTGATCACCGATGTAGAGCTTCTCGACCTGACAACTTTGGCTTCGGCCTTCGGGTATCCGTGCGCAGTCGAAGCACTGGAGGCCCCCACGAGCCCCCGTGGCTACCGGGTTCTGACCCGGGTGCCGCGTCTGCAGTTCGACCAGATCCACGGACTCGTAGGGTCGTTCGGAACACTGCAGTCGCTCCTCGCCGCGACTGCGGCCGACCTCGAGTCGGTGGATGGGATCGGCGGGACATGGGCCCGGCATATTCGGGAGGGCTTGTCCAGGTTCGCCGAGACGTCGATCACGGGCGCCTACGACTGACTCCCTCGACCAGGATCGGCCGTATCAGACTCTCCAACAATATATTTCAACGTTTCTCGGACTGCATCCAGGTGTTCGGCCATGGCCTGGGCGGCCCTGTCGTAGCTTCCGGATGCGATTCCGTCCACAATCCGCGCGTGCTCGTCATTCGCCTTCTCTCTTCGGCCGGCGAGTCGATTCAGAGTCTCGGACTGACTGATCAGCGTTTCGCGTATATCGACGATCAGCGACTCGAAGACCCGATTCCCGCTCATCTTCGCGATGAGCCCATGCAGCTGCGCGTCCAGCGACACCCATGCCACCGGATCACTCTCGTTTCGCATCTGATCGACCAGGTCCTGCAGCACTGCAATGTCCTCGTCCGAGTGCCGCTGCGCCGCCCACCCCGCAGCCGGAACCTCCACGTGAGGCCGCGCCTCGACGAGCTCCTGCGCTTCATAGTTACCGAAGTCCAGATCGCGGGCGATCGTATTGCTGACCACGAACGTGCCCAGGCCCGTCCTCGTCTCGGTGAGCCCGAGTGCATGCAAGGAGCGGAGGGCCTCGCGGATCACCGATCGGCTGACACCGTGTCTCGCGGCCAGCGACGCTTCAGCCGGGAGTCGGTCACCGACCGCTAACTCACCGGATGTGATCACGTCACGAAGATCCGCGATGACAGCCTCCGCAGCGCTAACTCGCGCAGACGACGGCTGCCTGTCTACCCAGCTGTCAGACAGGTTCATGCTGACATTGTTCTCACGGGCCCGCGCCGACGTCAACTTTAGGCCCTACCAGGGTTGACGCATCTCAGTGAGCGGGGTAACAATGGCGCCTGTCTGACAGCCTGGCAACTGGATGCCCGGGCTGTTCGATCGAGAAGACCCCACCTGACCGAAACAGGCTCACCGCCGTCGCCTGCCACAGCAACGCTCGTGCAAACCCATGTGAGGAAGAATCAGTGCCCGAAACGCGAACAGAACATGATTTGCTCGGCGAACGCGAAGTGCCGGCGGACTCGTACTGGGGCATCCACACGCTGCGTGCTGTAGAGAACTTCCCCATCACCGGTCGGCCGATCTCCACGAACCCGGAACTGATCCGCGGACTTGCGTACGTCAAGTGGGCAGCGGCGATCGCCAACGAGAAACTCGGCATCCTCGACAGCCGTCGCGCCGAGGCAATCAGTCAGGCGTGCAGCGAGATCGTCGATGGCCGCTGGCACGACGAGTTCGTCGTCGACGTCATCCAGGGCGGTGCCGGAACGTCGACCAACATGAACGCCAACGAGGTCATCGCCAATCGGGCACTCGAAATCCTCGGGCACGGGCGTGGGGAGTACGACATCCTCCACCCGAACGAGCATGTCAATCTCAGTCAGTCGACCAACGACGTCTATCCCACCGCTATCAACATCGCGACGATCTTCGCGATCGACGACCTCCTCGACGCGCTTCGGGTGCTTCAGGACGCGTTCGCGACCAAGGCCGTAGAGTTTGCCGACACCGTGAAGATGGGTCGTACCCAACTCCAGGACGCGGTTCCGATGACGTTGGGGCAAGAATTCACCACCTACTCGGTCATGATCGACGAGGACCGCGCACGACTCGGCGAAGCTGCACTGCTGATCCACGAGATCAACCTCGGCGCAACCGCGATCGGTACGGGCTTGAACGCTCCGGTCGGCTATGCGGAGGCGGCGTGCGAGACGCTCCGCGACCTCACCGGTCTGCCCCTGGTCCTGGCCGTCGACCTCGTCGAAGCAACTCAGGACGTAGGTCAGTTCGTTCACCTCTCGGGTGTACTGAAGCGGATCGCGGTCAAGCTGTCCAAGGTCTGCAACGACCTCCGGCTGCTGTCCTCCGGACCGCGCGCCGGCCTGAACGAGATCAATCTTCCCCCGGTACAGGCCGGTTCGTCGATCATGCCGGGCAAGGTCAATCCAGTCATCCCCGAGGTCCTCAGCCAGGTGGCTTTCGAAGTCATCGGGAACGACGTCACCATCACGATGGCCGCGGAATCCGGTCAGCTTCAGCTCAACGCCTTCGAGCCGATCATCGCACATTCCCTCTCGAAGGGGATGCGCCACTTCGGTGCCGCCTGCCGAATCCTGGCCTCTCGCTGTGTAGTCGGCATCACGGCAAATACCGACCTGTTGCGCGCACGAGTGGAGGATTCCATCGGGCTCGCGACGGCGCTCAACCCACACATCGGCTACGCCGCAGCGACCCGAATCGCCCAGGAAGCTTTGCTTTCCGGCCGCAAGGTCGCCGACCTCGTGATCGAGGCCGGTCTCTTGGACCGCGAAGAACTCGATCGACTTCTCAGTCCCGAGCATCTCGCCAACCTGAGGGCGTCGGATCCAGGTCAGCAGGCACCCGCCGCCACCACAGGAGCAACAATCCCATGACCATCGAGAACAGCCAGGCCGCGGAAGAACTCGAAATCATCGCCGACGAGGAAAAGGGATTCCACAAGGATCTCCATCCCCGCCAGATCCAGATGATCGCGATCGGCGGCGCGATCGGCACCGGGCTGTTCCTGGGCACGGGTGGCAGGCTCTACGACTCCGGTCCGGCCCTGGTCCTCGTCTTCGCCGTCTGCGGAACCTTCGCGTTCTTGATCCTGCGAGCACTGGGCGAACTGGTCGTGCATCGCCCCACTTCCGGTGCCTTCGTGTCGTATTCGCGGGAATTCTATGGCGAGAAGATGGCTTTCGCCACTGGATGGCTGTACTGGCTGAACTGGGCCATGACCGGCATCGTCGATGTCACCGCGGCCGCGCTGTACATGAACTTCTTCAAGAAGTACTGGGCCCCGATCGGGAATGTGGACCAGTGGGTGTTCGCCTTGGCCGCAGTAGTGCTCGTACTTGGTCTGAATTTGTTGTCCGTCAAAGTGTTCGGCGAACTCGAGTTCTGGTTCGCGCTCATCAAGGTTGTCGCCCTGGTGGCATTCCTTGGTTTCGGAATCTACTTCCTGCTGTTCGGAACTCCAATCGACGGTCAATCAACGGGCTTCAGCCTGATTGCCGACAACGGGGGGATCTTCCCCAACGGGATCCTGCCCGCCATCGTCCTGGTCCAGGGCGTCGTCTTCGCTTATGCGTCAATTGAACTCGTGGGAACTGCCGCCGGGGAAACGGAGAATGCGGAGAAGGTCATCCCCCGGGCGATCAACACGGTGATCATCCGGCTCGTCGTCTTCTACGTCGGATCCGTTCTGCTGCTCGCGCTGCTGCTCCCCCACACCGCCTACAGCGCCGGCGAGAGTCCGTTCGTCACGTTCTTCAGCTCCATCAAT
It encodes:
- the radA gene encoding DNA repair protein RadA, which encodes MAKSKSNFRCSTCQCTVPKWVGRCPECDSWGSMDEVPIIASVSSRAGASLAKAGAGAILPSSPATPITRIDSKSTRAKPTGIGELDRVLGGGVVPGSVVLLAGEPGVGKSTLLLEVVHQWARRGPDNRSLYVTGEESAGQVRLRADRTGAVHERVYLTAESDLATILGHVEQVNPTLLIVDSVQTMCAADVDGVVGGVTQVKAVTSALTSLAKASGVPVLLIGHVTKDGAVAGPRSLEHLVDVVLHFEGDKHSTLRMVRGVKNRFGAADEVGCFELHEDGIAGISDPSGLFLHHRTEAVPGTAVTVMMDGKRPLLGEVQALVAATSMPAPRRAVSGLDSARVAMVLAVLDRRCGVPIAKNDVYAATVGGMRMTEPSADLALALAVASAVRDRPVPDGLVILGEVGLAGEVRRVPGVGRRLTEAARLGFTRALVPLDSGAPPVGMKVTEVGHLDAAIAALRG
- the disA gene encoding DNA integrity scanning diadenylate cyclase DisA codes for the protein MNDVESPPGLRETIARLAPGTSLRDGLERILRGRTGALIILGYDEQVEELCDGGFELDVEFAPTRLRELSKMDGAVVLSTDGSRIVRANVQLVPDHSIPTVESGTRHRAAERTALQTGYPVVSVSQSMSIVSVYVGGIRHVIDGPATILSRANQAVATLERYKARLDEVTRQLTVVEIEDFVTLRDALTVVQRLEMVRRVSVEIEQAVLELGTDGRQLALQLEELVGDNDAEREILTRDYLASSGPVQKADVEKVLSALDLITDVELLDLTTLASAFGYPCAVEALEAPTSPRGYRVLTRVPRLQFDQIHGLVGSFGTLQSLLAATAADLESVDGIGGTWARHIREGLSRFAETSITGAYD
- a CDS encoding FadR/GntR family transcriptional regulator is translated as MNLSDSWVDRQPSSARVSAAEAVIADLRDVITSGELAVGDRLPAEASLAARHGVSRSVIREALRSLHALGLTETRTGLGTFVVSNTIARDLDFGNYEAQELVEARPHVEVPAAGWAAQRHSDEDIAVLQDLVDQMRNESDPVAWVSLDAQLHGLIAKMSGNRVFESLIVDIRETLISQSETLNRLAGRREKANDEHARIVDGIASGSYDRAAQAMAEHLDAVRETLKYIVGESDTADPGRGSQS
- a CDS encoding amino acid permease → MTIENSQAAEELEIIADEEKGFHKDLHPRQIQMIAIGGAIGTGLFLGTGGRLYDSGPALVLVFAVCGTFAFLILRALGELVVHRPTSGAFVSYSREFYGEKMAFATGWLYWLNWAMTGIVDVTAAALYMNFFKKYWAPIGNVDQWVFALAAVVLVLGLNLLSVKVFGELEFWFALIKVVALVAFLGFGIYFLLFGTPIDGQSTGFSLIADNGGIFPNGILPAIVLVQGVVFAYASIELVGTAAGETENAEKVIPRAINTVIIRLVVFYVGSVLLLALLLPHTAYSAGESPFVTFFSSINVEGADGVMNLVVLTAALSSLNAGLYSTGRILHSMAMSGSAPSFAARMNKNGVPYGGIALTGLVAALGVGLNAIVPDEAFEIVLNLAALGIVSAWAVIILCQLKLWKLAKDGVLTRPDYRLFGAPYTGLLTLVFLAGVIVLMAFDRPVGTWTVASIAIIVPLLVIGWYGARKRIHELADERHHV
- a CDS encoding aspartate ammonia-lyase; this encodes MPETRTEHDLLGEREVPADSYWGIHTLRAVENFPITGRPISTNPELIRGLAYVKWAAAIANEKLGILDSRRAEAISQACSEIVDGRWHDEFVVDVIQGGAGTSTNMNANEVIANRALEILGHGRGEYDILHPNEHVNLSQSTNDVYPTAINIATIFAIDDLLDALRVLQDAFATKAVEFADTVKMGRTQLQDAVPMTLGQEFTTYSVMIDEDRARLGEAALLIHEINLGATAIGTGLNAPVGYAEAACETLRDLTGLPLVLAVDLVEATQDVGQFVHLSGVLKRIAVKLSKVCNDLRLLSSGPRAGLNEINLPPVQAGSSIMPGKVNPVIPEVLSQVAFEVIGNDVTITMAAESGQLQLNAFEPIIAHSLSKGMRHFGAACRILASRCVVGITANTDLLRARVEDSIGLATALNPHIGYAAATRIAQEALLSGRKVADLVIEAGLLDREELDRLLSPEHLANLRASDPGQQAPAATTGATIP